From the genome of Impatiens glandulifera chromosome 9, dImpGla2.1, whole genome shotgun sequence, one region includes:
- the LOC124915189 gene encoding tubby-like F-box protein 2 encodes MNFIVRELREMNDAMIGSISRRRRCWRRQKLSHIAPDVSPCEFECESEPEPELVDKGQWANLPTELLSDIISRVEESEASWPARNAVVSCASVCKSWRDITKEIVKTPEQCGRLTFPISLKQPGSRDSPIQCFIKRDRTASIYRLYLGLTPSENGNEKLLLAARRIRRTTRTEFIISLPLVQDNFSSNIGKLKSNFVGTKFTVYDTKLNSRSGKEGLFRTKKKLPPRSHPTSSNKIATVSYEFNLLRTRGPRRMQCVINSIPISSIQEGGIAPTPTSLSDHDLNDDEKKPSSSSSSEEPLMLRNKLPRWHEQLQCWCLNFKGRVTVASVKNFQLSVAVDSSLPNVPLSEKEKVILQFGKIGKDIFTMDYSYPLSAFQAFAICLSSFDTKSVCD; translated from the exons ATGAATTTCATTGTGCGTGAACTGCGGGAAATGAATGATGCGATGATTGGGAGCATATCAAGGAGAAGAAGATGTTGGCGTAGACAGAAATTGTCACACATTGCCCCTGATGTTTCTCCATGTGAGTTTGAGTGTGAGTCAGAACCAGAACCAGAGCTAGTTGACAAAGGACAGTGGGCAAACTTGCCTACAGAATTGCTTTCGGATATAATAAGCAGAGTTGAAGAGAGTGAAGCTTCATGGCCTGCAAGGAATGCTGTGGTTTCTTGTGCTTCGGTTTGCAAATCTTGGAGAGATATTACAAAGGAGATCGTCAAGACACCGGAGCAGTGTGGAAGACTCACCTTTCCCATTTCATTGAAACAG CCGGGATCTCGAGATTCTCCAATTCAATGCTTTATCAAAAGGGACAGGACAGCCTCCATTTATCGGCTCTACTTAGGTCTAACCCCTT CTGAGAACGGAAATGAAAAACTATTATTGGCTGCTAGAAGGATCAGAAGGACGACCAGAACTGAATTCATAATATCCCTCCCCCTGGTTCAGGACAACTTTTCTAGTAATATCGGGAAACTCAAGTCCAACTTCGTGGGCACCAAATTCACCGTTTACGACACCAAGCTTAATAGCAGGTCGGGTAAAGAAGGGTTATTCCGTACCAAGAAGAAACTTCCTCCAAGATCACATCCAACCTCTAGTAACAAAATCGCAACGGTTTCTTATGAGTTTAACCTCTTAAGAACCAGAGGACCTAGGAGAATGCAATGTGTCATCAACTCTATTCCAATTTCCTCCATTCAAGAGGGAGGAATTGCTCCAACGCCCACATCACTTTCAGATCATGATCTCAATGATGATGAGAAGAAaccttcatcttcttcctcatcagaAGAACCGCTGATGTTAAGAAACAAGTTGCCCAGATGGCACGAACAGCTACAATGCTGGTGCCTGAATTTCAAAGGGCGTGTGACGGTTGCTTCAGTCAAGAACTTCCAGCTCTCGGTAGCTGTGGATTCATCACTTCCTAATGTTCCTTTGTCTGAGAAAGAAAAGGTGATATTACAATTTGGAAAGATTGGAAAAGACATCTTCACCATGGATTACAGCTACCCACTTTCTGCTTTCCAAGCCTTTGCTATTTGCCTGAGTAGCTTCGACACCAAATCAGTCTGCGACTAA